A stretch of the Arvicola amphibius chromosome 8, mArvAmp1.2, whole genome shotgun sequence genome encodes the following:
- the LOC119820560 gene encoding cytochrome P450 2B1-like isoform X3 codes for MHYSLCPLSCVPVSWCPCQHLGWGEVIGREQVTDSPSRKYDAHTPGQGGDRRREQLKLLNWLEIQVQHKSPAGVCSGVDGAQTRTMEPSVLLLLALLMGFLLLLVRGHPKAHGHLPPGPRPLPILGNLLQMDRGGFLNSFMRLREKYGDVFTVHLGPRPVVMLCGTEAIREALVDQAEAFSGRGTMAVFDPVAQGYGMFFSSGERWKTLRRFSLATLKDLGMGKRSVEERIQEEALHMVEELRKSQGTPLDPTFLFHYFTANIICSIVFGERVDKKDRQFLHVLDRTYQTISLTSSFSGQMFELYSGFLKFFPGAHRQICKNMQEILDYIGHSVEKHQATLDPNNPRDFIDTYLIRMEKEKSNQHTEFHHQNLMISALSLFFAGTETSSTTLRYGFLFMLKYPHVAEKVQKEIDQVIGSHRPPTLEDRTKMPYTDAVIHEIQRFSDLVPIGVPHKVTKDTSFRGYLLPKESAFVSAKALPAMNCSFSSPPSSRTSLCPVPWLLRTLTSGPRRVA; via the exons ATGCATTACTCCCTATGCCCTTTGTCCTGTGTACCTGTTTCATGGTGTCCTTGCCAACATCTAGGGTGGGGGGAGGTGATAGGGCGTGAGCAAGTTACTGACAGCCCAAGCAGGAAGTATGATGCTCACACTCCTGgacagggaggagacaggaggcgGGAACAGCTGAAGTTGCTCAACTGGCTGGAGATCCAGGTCCAGCATAAAAGTCCTGCTGGAGTGTGCAGTGGAGTGGACGGTGCTCAGACCAGGACCATGGAGCCCAGTGTCCTGCTCCTCCTTGCTCTCCTCATGGGCTTCTTACTGCTCCTGGTCAGGGGCCACCCAAAGGCTCATGGTCACCTCCCACCAGGACCCCGTCCCCTGCCCATCTTGGGGAACCTCCTGCAGATGGACAGAGGAGGCTTCCTCAACTCCTTCATGCGG CTTCGAGAAAAATATGGAGACGTGTTCACAGTGCACCTGGGACCGAGGCCTGTGGTCATGCTGTGCGGGACAGAGGCCATAAGGGAGGCTCTGGTGGACCAAGCTGAGGCTTTCTCTGGACGGGGGACAATGGCTGTGTTTGACCCAGTTGCACAAGGATATG GTATGTTCTTTTCCAGTGGCGAACGCTGGAAGACCCTTCGGCGGTTCTCTCTGGCCACGCTGAAGGACTTAGGGATGGGCAAGAGGAGTGTGGAGGAGCGGATACAGGAGGAGGCCCTACATATGGTGGAGGAGCTGAGGAAATCCCAGG GAACACCCCTGGACCCCACCTTCCTCTTCCACTACTTTACAGCCAACATCATCTGCTCCATTGTCTTTGGAGAACGTGTTGACAAAAAAGACCGCCAGTTCCTGCATGTGCTAGACCGGACCTATCAGACCATCTCACTCACCAGCTCATTCTCAGGCCAG ATGTTTGAGCTCTATTCGGGTTTCCTGAAGTTctttcctggtgcccacagacaAATCTGCAAAAACATGCAGGAAATCCTTGACTACATTGGCCACAGCGTGGAGAAGCACCAGGCAACTTTGGATCCCAACAATCCAAGAGACTTCATTGATACCTACCTTATACGCATGGAGAAG GAGAAGTCCAACCAACACACAGAGTTCCATCACCAGAACCTCATGATCTCCGCGCTGTCTCTCTTCTTTGCTGGCACCGAGACCAGCAGCACCACGCTCCGCTATGGCTTCCTGTTCATGCTCAAATACCCCCATGTTGCAG AGAAAGTCCAAAAGGAGATCGATCAGGTGATCGGCTCACACCGCCCACCAACCCTTGAGGACCGCACCAAAATGCCTTACACTGATGCCGTCATCCACGAGATTCAGAGATTTTCAGATCTTGTCCCGATTGGAGTGCCACACAAAGTCACCAAAGACACTTCGTTCCGAGGGTACCTGCTCCCCAAG